In Clostridia bacterium, the DNA window GGGGGGCGTTTTTGTTTTTAACTCCCGGCCCGCCGCGCCGGGGGCGGGGGCGGCCTCCGCCGCTCCGCCCGCCGTCGCCGCCGCCTCCATCGCCTCCAGCCGCAGCTGGAGCGCCCGCACCTCCTGCTCCCGCGCGCGCCGCTCCTCCGCCGCCCGCTCCGCGCGCCGAACGCGCTCCGCCAGCTCCGCCAGCGACAGCCGCTCCAGAGCTTCTGCCGCCTCGTCCGTCCACGGCCCGGCCAGCACCTCGGCCGCCGCGTGCCGCAGCCGCGCGTCCTCCGCGCGCTCGCGCGCCTCCAGCTCCGACAACCGTTCGCGGTCGGACGCGATGGACTGCGCGCGCTGCAGGACGGCGCGCAGTTCCGCCTCGTGCTGAAGCACGGCGGCGTCCGCCTCGGAAAGCCGTTCGCGCGCGGCGGCTGCCTGCTCGCGCTCCCGGATCGCGGCGATGCGCGCGTCCAGGGCCCGCAGCGCTGCGTCGAGGTCGCGCAGCCGTTCCGCCGGCTCCGCGGGCAACCCCTCGAGCCGGGCGGGATCGCCGGCGCGGGCGCGTCGCCGGTCGAGCTCGTCGAGCTGCTCCGCCGCCTCCTGCAGGCGTTGCAGGCGTTCCCGCCGGGCGGACGTCTCCCGCAGGCGCCGCTCCAGCTCGGCGCGCGCGGACGCGAGCCGCGCGAGCTCCGCCTCGGCCTCGTGACGGCGGTCGTCCGCGCGGCGCGCCGCGGCCAGCCGGTCCTCAAGGTGGCGGATTTCCTCGGCGAGCTCGGCCGCCCGCGGCTTCCCGCGCCGGTCGGGGCGCCACAGGGACGCCGCCTCGTCCTCCAGTTCC includes these proteins:
- a CDS encoding AAA family ATPase; protein product: MRIERLRVGAYGGLADWEAELGDVTVVLGPNEAGKSTLRDIVTTLLFGFQPASRERHPYLPWDRDRLELQAELRLDGGPRAVVARRMMSTIRGTLAEDAGPEQNLANRPLPWVGALRREVYQSVFTLGVADLRMFEENVWQALEDLLLGGGDATGLRRPSAVSRELEDEAASLWRPDRRGKPRAAELAEEIRHLEDRLAAARRADDRRHEAEAELARLASARAELERRLRETSARRERLQRLQEAAEQLDELDRRRARAGDPARLEGLPAEPAERLRDLDAALRALDARIAAIREREQAAAARERLSEADAAVLQHEAELRAVLQRAQSIASDRERLSELEARERAEDARLRHAAAEVLAGPWTDEAAEALERLSLAELAERVRRAERAAEERRAREQEVRALQLRLEAMEAAATAGGAAEAAPAPGAAGRELKTKTPP